Proteins from a genomic interval of Streptomyces sp. NBC_01445:
- a CDS encoding HAMP domain-containing sensor histidine kinase, with product MLRETNERNISVVRALLDLASADHAPFDPDPVDLAELAERAAAERSAQASARGIRLDVDTESGCETCEVAGNATLLRQLVLNLLDNALVHNDSWTGDVRLSVFRDRDAGVVMEVENTGPHVDKAVVDEPFYRARSRVSSDRSGHGLGLAIVRSIASAHHGTATASANPEGGLTVRIELPAPSLPGR from the coding sequence ATGCTGCGGGAGACCAACGAACGCAACATCAGTGTCGTACGCGCGCTGCTCGATCTGGCAAGCGCTGACCACGCCCCCTTCGACCCGGATCCGGTAGACCTCGCCGAACTCGCGGAACGGGCCGCCGCCGAACGCTCCGCGCAGGCGTCGGCACGCGGCATCCGTCTCGACGTGGACACAGAATCTGGCTGCGAGACCTGCGAGGTGGCCGGAAACGCCACCCTGCTACGGCAGTTGGTCCTCAACCTCCTCGACAACGCCCTCGTCCACAACGATTCCTGGACCGGCGACGTCCGCCTTTCCGTCTTCCGGGACCGGGACGCAGGGGTGGTCATGGAGGTCGAGAACACCGGCCCGCACGTGGACAAAGCCGTTGTGGACGAACCCTTCTACCGGGCCCGGTCCCGAGTCAGCAGCGACCGTTCGGGGCATGGCCTCGGCCTGGCCATCGTCCGCTCGATCGCTTCGGCCCACCACGGCACGGCCACCGCGAGCGCGAACCCCGAGGGCGGCCTCACGGTACGTATCGAACTTCCAGCGCCCTCACTCCCAGGGCGATGA
- a CDS encoding DUF2188 domain-containing protein, which produces MAAKQTVYHVTPSGERAADAGVKWQVEGREGRRLLHEPHRTQKDAIDSARDRAKEHTPAQVVVHARDGHIRTAYAYGDTPAASPDNRGRKAGGGGLF; this is translated from the coding sequence ATGGCAGCGAAGCAGACCGTCTACCACGTCACACCGTCCGGCGAACGGGCTGCGGACGCGGGGGTGAAGTGGCAGGTCGAGGGCAGGGAGGGCCGCCGGCTGCTGCACGAGCCGCACCGCACGCAGAAGGACGCGATCGACTCCGCACGTGACCGGGCCAAGGAGCACACCCCCGCGCAGGTCGTCGTCCACGCCCGCGACGGGCACATCCGCACCGCGTACGCCTACGGCGACACTCCCGCGGCATCCCCCGACAATCGTGGCCGCAAGGCAGGGGGCGGGGGCCTCTTCTAG
- a CDS encoding catalase, which translates to MNDVTGKATTSDAGIPVESDEHSLTVGAGGPVLLQDSYLIEQMAQFNRERIPERQPHAKGSGAFGHFEVTADVSAYTKAAVFQPGTRTDLVTRFSTVAGERGSPDTWRDPRGFAVKFYTTDGNYDMVGNNTPVFFVKDPMKFQHFIRSQKRRADNNLRDHDMQWDFWTLSPESAHQVTWLMGDRGIPRSWRHMNGYTSHTYMWINAQGERFWVKYHFKTDQGIEFFTQDEGDQMCAVDTDYHTRDLFEHIRDGEYPSWTLHVQVMPYDEAATYRFNPFDLTKVWPHSDYPLIEVGRMTLDRNPTDNHAEIEQAAFQPNNLVPGIGPSPDRMLLARLFSYADAHRHRIGGNYQQLPVNAPIAPLNTYSKDGAMAYRKTEDPVYAPNSKGGPAADTGRYAPPSWHADGDITRAAYVDHADDDDWGQPGTLVREVLDDAARDRLVDNVVGHLLNGVSEPVLARAFEYWSNIDKSLGERIQQGVRAKADEKDPKAAEQANPARSGMQRKA; encoded by the coding sequence ATGAACGACGTCACAGGTAAGGCGACCACCTCGGATGCCGGGATTCCGGTCGAGAGCGACGAGCACTCGCTCACCGTCGGCGCCGGTGGCCCGGTCCTCCTGCAGGACTCCTATCTGATCGAGCAGATGGCGCAGTTCAACCGGGAGCGCATTCCTGAGCGGCAGCCGCACGCCAAGGGCAGCGGCGCCTTCGGCCACTTCGAAGTCACCGCAGACGTCAGCGCCTACACGAAGGCCGCGGTCTTCCAGCCCGGCACGCGCACCGATCTGGTGACCCGGTTCTCGACCGTCGCCGGCGAGCGCGGGAGCCCGGACACCTGGCGTGACCCGCGCGGATTCGCGGTGAAGTTCTACACCACCGATGGCAACTACGACATGGTGGGGAACAACACCCCGGTCTTCTTCGTGAAGGACCCGATGAAGTTCCAGCACTTCATCCGCTCCCAGAAACGTCGTGCGGACAACAACCTCCGCGACCACGACATGCAGTGGGACTTCTGGACCCTCTCACCCGAGTCCGCGCACCAGGTCACGTGGCTCATGGGCGACCGGGGCATCCCGCGGAGCTGGCGCCACATGAACGGCTACACCTCGCACACGTACATGTGGATCAACGCGCAGGGCGAGCGGTTCTGGGTGAAGTACCACTTCAAGACCGACCAGGGCATCGAGTTCTTCACCCAGGACGAGGGTGACCAGATGTGCGCGGTCGACACCGACTACCACACCCGGGACCTTTTCGAGCACATCCGGGACGGCGAATACCCGAGCTGGACGTTGCACGTGCAGGTCATGCCGTACGACGAGGCGGCTACCTACCGCTTCAACCCGTTCGACCTGACCAAGGTGTGGCCGCACAGCGACTACCCGCTGATCGAGGTCGGCAGGATGACCCTCGACCGCAACCCCACGGACAATCACGCCGAGATCGAACAGGCCGCGTTCCAGCCCAACAACCTCGTCCCCGGCATCGGCCCAAGCCCCGACCGCATGCTGCTGGCGCGACTCTTCTCCTACGCCGACGCGCACCGTCACCGCATTGGCGGCAACTACCAGCAGCTTCCGGTCAACGCTCCCATTGCGCCGCTGAACACATACTCCAAAGACGGAGCCATGGCGTACCGCAAGACCGAGGACCCGGTCTACGCCCCCAACTCCAAGGGCGGCCCGGCAGCCGACACGGGCCGCTACGCGCCGCCGAGCTGGCACGCGGACGGCGACATCACGCGCGCTGCGTACGTCGACCATGCCGATGACGACGACTGGGGTCAGCCGGGCACGTTGGTGCGCGAGGTCCTCGACGACGCCGCGCGCGACCGTCTCGTGGACAACGTCGTCGGGCACCTGCTCAACGGGGTGAGTGAACCCGTCCTCGCCAGGGCCTTCGAGTACTGGTCCAACATCGACAAGTCCCTCGGTGAGCGCATCCAACAGGGCGTGCGGGCCAAGGCGGACGAGAAGGACCCCAAGGCGGCGGAGCAGGCAAACCCTGCCCGGAGCGGCATGCAGAGGAAGGCCTGA
- a CDS encoding DUF1206 domain-containing protein: protein MTPGSAAARGRGQARRAANSTAVAAGARAGFVARGIIYVLIGVLSLRIAFSGGDGKQADRGGAIAEIAGKPFGAALLWLLGTALAGMALWRLSGAAFGQAGPDGRRANKRAMAAGRAVFYGFVSYSVLSYAAGDKSSGSGSTDENSRDMTAKVLDWPAGQWIVAIAGAAVAAAGVWIAVRAIRRKFQEHLKMSGASPKTRQMVTVLGVFGGTARGVVFAVAGGFALTAAVQHKPGKAKGMDDTLRSFADTPVGPWLLMLIAVGLMAYGMFSWASARWRKL from the coding sequence ATGACTCCTGGATCGGCAGCGGCACGCGGACGCGGTCAGGCGCGACGCGCCGCGAACAGCACGGCAGTTGCGGCGGGAGCCCGTGCAGGGTTCGTCGCTCGCGGGATCATCTACGTCCTGATCGGCGTTCTCTCGCTGCGGATCGCCTTCTCCGGCGGCGATGGCAAGCAGGCGGACCGGGGCGGTGCCATCGCGGAGATCGCGGGCAAGCCCTTCGGTGCCGCTCTGCTCTGGCTGCTCGGCACAGCCCTGGCGGGTATGGCCCTGTGGAGGCTGTCCGGGGCTGCGTTCGGCCAGGCAGGGCCCGATGGCAGGAGGGCGAACAAGCGGGCCATGGCCGCAGGCCGTGCTGTCTTCTACGGATTCGTCTCGTACTCCGTGCTGTCCTACGCGGCTGGCGACAAGAGCAGCGGAAGCGGATCCACGGACGAGAACTCCCGCGACATGACGGCGAAGGTCCTGGATTGGCCGGCAGGCCAGTGGATCGTCGCCATCGCCGGCGCCGCGGTGGCCGCGGCCGGTGTATGGATCGCAGTGAGGGCCATCCGTCGCAAGTTCCAAGAGCACCTGAAGATGTCCGGGGCGTCACCGAAGACCCGTCAGATGGTCACTGTGCTTGGGGTGTTCGGCGGCACGGCTCGGGGCGTCGTCTTCGCTGTCGCGGGCGGCTTCGCCCTCACGGCGGCCGTCCAGCACAAGCCCGGCAAGGCCAAGGGTATGGACGACACTCTGCGTTCCTTCGCCGATACACCTGTCGGTCCCTGGCTTCTGATGCTCATCGCGGTCGGCCTCATGGCTTACGGGATGTTCTCCTGGGCCAGCGCCCGCTGGCGAAAGCTCTGA
- a CDS encoding DUF6131 family protein, with translation MIVLGAILLVIGLLVGISLLTTVGGVLVVVGAVLWILGASGRAVGGRRHYF, from the coding sequence ATGATTGTGCTCGGAGCCATTCTGCTCGTAATAGGCCTGTTGGTCGGTATCTCGTTGCTGACGACGGTCGGCGGCGTCCTCGTCGTGGTCGGTGCAGTCCTGTGGATCCTCGGCGCCAGCGGACGCGCAGTGGGGGGACGTAGGCACTACTTCTAG
- a CDS encoding LPFR motif small protein codes for MLTAIADVLRALGGAIATVVTLPFRAVARLFGGASDSAHGRH; via the coding sequence ATGCTCACGGCCATCGCCGACGTTCTGCGCGCCCTCGGCGGCGCGATCGCCACCGTCGTCACCCTGCCCTTCCGAGCCGTGGCGCGCCTCTTCGGCGGAGCCTCCGACAGCGCACACGGCCGGCACTGA
- a CDS encoding ATP-binding cassette domain-containing protein has translation MSSTAPACACPTRTVFALLGPNSAGKTTTVQILSTLITPDSGRAQIAGHDLTTAPGGVRATIGVTGQCSADRGQAPGAAA, from the coding sequence TTGTCCTCAACGGCACCAGCCTGCGCATGCCCGACCCGCACCGTCTTCGCCCTCCTCGGCCCCAACAGCGCCGGCAAAACCACCACCGTACAAATCCTCTCCACCCTCATCACACCCGACAGCGGCCGAGCGCAGATCGCGGGCCACGACCTCACCACTGCGCCCGGCGGCGTACGCGCCACCATCGGCGTCACCGGACAATGCTCCGCCGACCGCGGCCAAGCCCCGGGCGCTGCCGCATAG
- a CDS encoding VOC family protein, which translates to MTDQTSTPSWPTGISAITLFVEDLDATKRFYREVFGLPVAFENDNSAVFEFGNTIINLLKTTAAPELIEPARVAQADAGSRLQLTLPVDDVDAMCKELAARGVTLLNGPMDRPWGIRTASFRDPGGHIWEIAK; encoded by the coding sequence GTGACAGACCAGACGAGCACCCCCTCATGGCCCACGGGCATCAGCGCGATCACCTTGTTCGTCGAGGACTTGGACGCCACAAAACGGTTCTACCGGGAGGTCTTCGGACTGCCGGTGGCCTTCGAGAATGACAACTCGGCTGTCTTCGAATTCGGCAACACCATCATCAACCTGCTGAAGACCACGGCAGCGCCTGAGCTCATCGAACCCGCTCGAGTTGCTCAGGCCGATGCCGGCTCCCGCCTCCAACTCACCTTGCCCGTGGACGATGTGGACGCGATGTGTAAGGAACTGGCCGCGCGCGGCGTGACACTGCTCAATGGCCCCATGGACCGGCCCTGGGGAATACGGACCGCCAGCTTCCGCGATCCCGGCGGCCACATCTGGGAAATCGCCAAGTGA
- a CDS encoding DUF4267 domain-containing protein: MLTTSATVLSDLLGAALIFMGGRAFTTPQATVSFCIPDTPADDPAFRPWLRVKGLREIACRVFVFVLVFVLMLVATTMLLGWYVIALAAIPAGDAVVVLRSGGPKAAAYGIHGASAVVMLVTSIGLLV, from the coding sequence ATGCTTACCACCAGTGCCACTGTTCTCTCCGACCTGCTCGGCGCGGCCCTCATCTTCATGGGCGGACGCGCCTTCACGACGCCGCAGGCCACCGTCAGTTTCTGCATTCCCGATACACCGGCCGACGACCCCGCCTTCCGGCCCTGGCTACGCGTGAAGGGTTTGCGCGAGATCGCGTGCAGGGTCTTCGTCTTCGTCCTTGTCTTCGTTCTGATGCTCGTTGCGACGACGATGCTGCTGGGTTGGTACGTGATAGCGCTCGCTGCGATACCCGCCGGAGATGCTGTGGTTGTGCTGCGCAGCGGTGGGCCGAAGGCCGCCGCCTACGGCATTCACGGCGCATCGGCGGTGGTGATGCTGGTGACCAGCATCGGCCTCCTGGTCTGA
- a CDS encoding PPOX class F420-dependent oxidoreductase, whose protein sequence is MAYEAGAVLADAIALAQEWGTLDAQGETRTVVAEGREVLIGWVLRRHTRKLPDMTLPSELTEAMGGPAICFLTTLMPDGSPQITQTWVDTDGEHVVINTVTTHQKMKNIHRDPRVAVAIADPAEPSRYWAIRGRVISSTTEGAETHIDKVAHKYLGGPYPWFGGRDQERVILTIAADKVHSPRG, encoded by the coding sequence ATGGCGTACGAGGCGGGCGCAGTCCTCGCCGATGCCATCGCGCTCGCACAAGAGTGGGGCACGCTCGACGCCCAGGGAGAGACTAGAACCGTGGTGGCAGAGGGGCGGGAGGTTCTGATTGGGTGGGTGCTCCGGCGCCACACGAGAAAGTTGCCCGACATGACATTGCCTAGTGAGCTGACCGAGGCCATGGGCGGCCCGGCCATCTGTTTCCTGACGACGCTCATGCCGGACGGTTCGCCGCAGATCACCCAGACCTGGGTCGACACCGACGGGGAGCATGTAGTCATCAACACGGTGACCACCCATCAGAAGATGAAGAACATCCACCGTGATCCGCGCGTCGCCGTCGCCATCGCGGATCCGGCGGAGCCCTCCCGCTACTGGGCAATCCGGGGCCGCGTCATTTCGTCCACGACCGAGGGCGCCGAGACGCACATCGACAAAGTGGCGCACAAGTACCTAGGCGGGCCCTATCCCTGGTTCGGCGGGCGCGACCAGGAGCGCGTCATCCTGACCATCGCCGCCGACAAGGTGCACTCGCCACGCGGTTGA
- a CDS encoding dihydrofolate reductase family protein — MDQLLRVMNFTVSSDGIGAGEDQSLESPFGHAVDPARLFAWAGATASWPMRTDPGGSRGLDDYFTRDFARNIGAEIMGRNKFGPQRGPWQDHEWRGWWGEEPPFHTPVFVLTHHTRPSFTLSDTTFHFVDSDPATVLEQAREAAQGKDVRLGGGVTTIRQFLDADLVDTMHVAVSPVKLGSGLRLWESTDELLDRFHLEIVPSPSGVKHHLFWRR; from the coding sequence GTGGATCAACTGCTGAGAGTCATGAACTTCACCGTCTCGAGTGACGGAATCGGTGCCGGTGAGGACCAGAGCCTTGAGAGTCCGTTCGGCCACGCCGTCGACCCGGCGAGACTTTTCGCCTGGGCCGGTGCCACGGCGAGCTGGCCTATGCGCACGGATCCCGGAGGGAGCCGGGGCCTCGACGACTACTTCACGAGAGACTTCGCACGCAACATCGGTGCCGAGATCATGGGCCGCAACAAGTTCGGGCCCCAGCGCGGGCCCTGGCAGGACCATGAGTGGCGCGGCTGGTGGGGGGAGGAGCCCCCGTTCCACACACCGGTGTTCGTCCTGACCCACCACACGCGTCCGTCGTTCACGCTCTCCGACACCACGTTCCACTTCGTCGACAGCGACCCGGCCACGGTCCTCGAACAGGCGCGGGAAGCGGCGCAGGGCAAGGACGTCCGACTCGGCGGCGGGGTCACCACCATCCGGCAGTTCCTTGATGCCGACCTCGTCGACACCATGCATGTGGCGGTCTCGCCGGTAAAGCTCGGGTCCGGACTACGACTCTGGGAATCCACCGATGAGCTGCTCGACCGGTTCCACCTGGAGATCGTGCCCAGCCCGAGCGGCGTGAAGCACCACCTGTTCTGGCGAAGGTGA
- a CDS encoding TetR/AcrR family transcriptional regulator, with protein MPRPPDPAKRRDLLKRVREYVIRNGLADLSLRPLARALGTSDRMLLYYFGTKERMVAEALALDERRPLLRARNLLDPTASPKNPAWLRRFAEQTWQQLSTPNLRAWLPLYLEIMTASVLHPDRYGPVMRDVITEWTGLFVSVFRGLGMTEPRARTEAALLVDAVFGLLMAPLADGDWDRADAAFHTLLDRLEPGWHNT; from the coding sequence ATGCCTCGCCCGCCCGACCCGGCCAAACGACGCGACCTGCTGAAGCGGGTCCGTGAGTACGTGATCCGCAACGGCCTGGCCGACCTTTCCCTTCGCCCGCTGGCCCGGGCCCTGGGCACCAGCGACCGCATGCTCTTGTATTACTTCGGAACCAAGGAACGCATGGTCGCCGAGGCACTCGCCCTCGACGAGAGGCGACCGCTCCTGCGCGCCCGCAATCTGCTCGACCCCACCGCCTCCCCCAAAAACCCTGCGTGGCTCCGCCGCTTCGCGGAGCAAACCTGGCAGCAACTCAGCACCCCGAACTTGCGCGCCTGGCTCCCCCTCTACCTCGAGATCATGACCGCCAGCGTGCTCCATCCCGACCGGTACGGGCCCGTCATGCGCGACGTGATCACTGAGTGGACGGGCCTATTCGTCTCCGTCTTCCGCGGTCTAGGCATGACCGAGCCCCGAGCCCGAACGGAGGCCGCCCTCCTGGTCGACGCGGTCTTCGGCCTGCTCATGGCACCCCTCGCCGACGGCGACTGGGACCGAGCCGACGCGGCCTTCCACACCCTTCTCGACCGCCTCGAACCCGGCTGGCACAACACCTAG